In Flavobacterium lacustre, a genomic segment contains:
- a CDS encoding efflux RND transporter periplasmic adaptor subunit, which produces MKKNIIFTGLVALLCLVSCTTKKEEKEEAGKFTVTNPVSIDTSFTKEYVSQIRSVRNIEIRAQEKGFLQNIYVDEGQFVKAGQLLFRIMPKMYEAELLKAQAEAKAATIELQNAKTLADKNIVSKSEQFIAQAKLEQAKAEVALAKIHLSFTEIRAPFAGTIDRIPKKLGSLIDEGELLTSLSDNSTMFAYFNVSEPEYLEYQNNIKGRGNSTVSLLLANNKPLKYKGKVEVIESEFDSETGNISFRASFPNPDKLLKNGETGKVLMTVPVKSALIIPQKATYEIQDKMYVFVVDRNNVVRSREITLTGEMPDLYVVESGITANDRILLEGVQKVKEGDKIKFEYQKPKEVLNHLKLKAE; this is translated from the coding sequence ATGAAGAAAAATATCATTTTCACGGGCTTAGTTGCCTTGTTGTGCCTAGTTAGTTGTACAACTAAAAAAGAAGAAAAAGAAGAAGCAGGTAAATTTACAGTAACCAATCCGGTAAGTATTGATACTTCATTTACCAAAGAATATGTGTCTCAAATACGTTCTGTAAGAAACATCGAGATTCGTGCTCAAGAAAAAGGATTTTTGCAAAATATTTATGTTGATGAAGGACAGTTTGTAAAAGCGGGTCAGTTGTTATTCAGAATCATGCCCAAAATGTATGAAGCAGAACTGTTAAAAGCACAAGCCGAGGCTAAAGCTGCTACGATAGAATTACAAAATGCAAAAACGCTAGCCGATAAAAATATAGTCTCTAAAAGTGAACAGTTTATCGCACAAGCAAAACTGGAGCAAGCTAAAGCTGAAGTGGCATTAGCAAAAATTCATTTATCATTTACTGAAATCAGAGCACCGTTTGCAGGAACTATTGATAGGATTCCAAAGAAATTGGGAAGCCTTATTGATGAAGGAGAGCTACTGACCAGTCTTTCGGATAACAGTACAATGTTTGCTTATTTTAACGTGTCTGAACCAGAATATCTGGAGTATCAAAACAATATAAAAGGCAGAGGTAATAGTACAGTAAGTTTACTTTTAGCCAATAATAAACCATTAAAATATAAAGGAAAAGTAGAAGTCATCGAAAGTGAGTTTGATAGTGAAACCGGTAATATTTCCTTTAGAGCCAGTTTTCCAAACCCTGATAAATTATTAAAAAATGGTGAAACGGGTAAAGTTTTGATGACGGTTCCTGTTAAAAGTGCATTAATTATTCCGCAGAAAGCTACTTATGAAATTCAAGATAAAATGTATGTTTTTGTAGTAGATAGAAACAATGTAGTGCGGTCAAGAGAAATTACCCTTACAGGTGAAATGCCAGATTTATACGTTGTTGAAAGTGGTATCACAGCAAATGACAGAATACTGCTTGAAGGAGTTCAGAAAGTTAAGGAGGGTGATAAAATTAAATTTGAATATCAAAAACCGAAAGAAGTGTTGAATCATTTGAAATTAAAAGCGGAATAG